In Trichlorobacter lovleyi, the DNA window ACTGATATGGACAATTTCATGTTCAAGCCTGTTTCGCTCGAGCATCTCAGCCTCCTTTTCCCGCCGCATGATCGTGATACGGTCGGCCAGAGCAAAGGAGGTGAGCATGACCTCAAGGATCGAGCCGATCTGCAGGCCGAAGTTGGTCAGCGGGCTCGTGGAAAGCAGATTGTTTGCTCCAAAGACAAAACAGCCGATCCCCAGCACACGGAAGCTGCGGGCTGCCACATAATAGCGGGCCGGATGATACCCCCGGCGAAAACAGACCACCCCGGCAGCCAGGCCGAAAAGGGATGCGATACCCGTAATAGCGCCTATGGCGCGCTTCCAGATATCCGGAGGAACAACAAAAAATGCGGGGATAAACAGGACCGCCGCACCCAGCAATAGTTTAAAAATGCGATCGATGAAGGGGGCATTGCGGGCGGTATCCAGAAAGTTCCGGCTGAATAGCAACCCGGCAAGAAGCGCCAGTGCGGTATTCAAAGGAGCATACGTGTTAACCAACGGCCTGTTGCCGCTGACGAATTCAATCAAAAAGCCATTTGAGAAGAAAACGAACAGGGTAAAGCAACAGATATCAAAGATATAGAACAGGTAGTTTTTGTCGCGCAGGGATAGAAATACAAACAGGTTGTAGACGAACATCACCATCATGGCTCCAAAATAGCAGCCATGCACCAGGTTCCTGCGGCTATCCATCTGCGCAAACGCCTCGGGGGTCCAGAGCGTTAGCGGCATCAATATCCGCCCCCTGGCGTCAATCCGCAGGTAGAAGGTCTTGCCGGTACCACTAATGGAAATGGGGAAGACGGGATTGCGGTGCTGGAACTTCCGGATACTCATCGGCCGCATGGCCCCGGCCTGCATGAGTTCAAAGCCGCCACCTGCGGTCGGGACGTAAAAATCAAGGTAACTTGCGAGCGGAAAATTCAGCTCCAGCAGCCATTGTTTTTCCGTGGCCGCCTCACTGTCGATGGTAAACCTGACCCAGTAGACATGAGAGGTATAGCCGAAGTGCGGGACCGGCCGGGAATCGGGCTTGAACAACGCGGACGAAGCGGGAGCGCTTACCTCCCTGATCGTCAATTGTCCGGTTTTGTCTTCCAGGATGTCGATATGACCGGACAGAGGGGCTGACGCGGTAGTGGCATGGAGAACAAGTGGAGGCGAGACGGCTGCAAATGTAGAGGGTGTGCTGAACAGCAGAGACAACAGAAAAAGACCCGTCATAAACGCCATCCATAACGTATGAGTCTTTTTCATAGGCATGGCCGCCATGGTAATGGGAAATATGCGTGAAAGCAAGTGACCAGCAAAGCTTTAAACCCGGATTACCACCGTTTTGCACTATCCTGATCGAACTGAGACTGACAGGATAACCAGGACTGGTGTTTTTAAACAAGACCTACCCACCGTAAGGACT includes these proteins:
- a CDS encoding 7TM diverse intracellular signaling domain-containing protein translates to MTGLFLLSLLFSTPSTFAAVSPPLVLHATTASAPLSGHIDILEDKTGQLTIREVSAPASSALFKPDSRPVPHFGYTSHVYWVRFTIDSEAATEKQWLLELNFPLASYLDFYVPTAGGGFELMQAGAMRPMSIRKFQHRNPVFPISISGTGKTFYLRIDARGRILMPLTLWTPEAFAQMDSRRNLVHGCYFGAMMVMFVYNLFVFLSLRDKNYLFYIFDICCFTLFVFFSNGFLIEFVSGNRPLVNTYAPLNTALALLAGLLFSRNFLDTARNAPFIDRIFKLLLGAAVLFIPAFFVVPPDIWKRAIGAITGIASLFGLAAGVVCFRRGYHPARYYVAARSFRVLGIGCFVFGANNLLSTSPLTNFGLQIGSILEVMLTSFALADRITIMRREKEAEMLERNRLEHEIVHISEDERRRISHDLHDGLCQQLTAARLRFSVLKRKQAAAGEAQPELTTIATLLDDAVNHAYSLSRGLWPVELDPVGAIPSLQELARRLSESSGIPIEFSRKQRCENCTSRHIIQLHRIAQEAITNALKHAQAGMIQVGFDCCGNGIVLEVRDNGIGRSAEAESPGGLGTGIMQHRARIIDGDLQILDGEGGGTTVVCRVACDVIKEQHHGE